Genomic segment of Nostoc sp. TCL240-02:
CTCTAAAAAGTGTGCTTACCCTTAAGTCTTTTCAAATTAAATAATTTCCTTCTCTATCTGGAAATTACTGAGGACAAATTGTAGTAACCAATAGAAACTAAATCAGGAACTAAAACCTCTGGAGTCCCCAGAGGTTTTTTCTTTAAACTATGCTCCCCTGCTGACACTTTTATGAGGAGTTAGGTGATATCTGACAACAAGCTGCGGCGTGTAAGCATTCGACAATACGATAGAAGCAAAAATTGTCGCAATGAATTAGTAGAGTAAGCTAAATTTTAGATATAAGGTACTGGGAGTGAAGATGATGTTGTTGGAATTAAAGCGCATCCATGTTCCACCAGGACAAAGAGTGTTACTGCGAGATGTAACCTGGCAGGAATTGGAAACAATTCTAGAGGATTTAGGGGAACACCGTGTAGCACGAATTGCTTATGACAGGGGAATACTGGAAATTATGGCACCACTGCCAGAACATGAATATGATAAAGAAATTATTGGCGATTTAGTCAAAGCGCTTCTGGAAGAGCTAAATACTGAGTTCATCAGTCTTGGTTCTACAACTTTCAAAAACCAAGTAATGGCTCAAGGTATAGAACCTGACCAGTGTTTTTATATAAAAAATGAATCTAAGATTCGTGGGAAGAAGCGTCTAGATTTAACAGTAAACCCCCCTCCAGATTTAGCTATAGAAGTTGACATTACTTCTCGCACTCATCCTAATATTTATGAAGCATTAAAAGTATCTGAGCTTTAGCATTTTAACAAAGGAAAGCTCCAAATTAATATTCTGCAAAATGGGCATTATGTAGAGTCTCAGCAAAGCCTAAATTTTCCTCAATTTAAACTAAGTGAAGCGATTAGTCAGTATCTTGAGCAAACTATAACCGAAGGCAGAAATGCAACATTCAAAGCTTTTCGTCTTTGGGTACAAAAGCAAATAGAATAATTCGTAATTAATTTTGGGTACTGAGCCGCCTCATTTCAGTCCTATTTTGGTAGGGAACCAGGATGAACAGCGGCTTTAGCCGCTTATCCTGTCTCCCGTACATAGTCTTAGGTTATCAAATACCAGGTTACTTAGTAATGATTAAGGTTAATACCAGCTTCTTTCGCCATTGCTTCTAACCCTTTAACTTCTAGGGTTTTAATTGCTTTAGTAGACAGCTTTAATTTTACCCAACGATTTCCGCCTGCCCACCAAACACGCTTACTTTGCAGATTGGCGTGCTGAAGGCGTTTTGTGCGACGGTGGGAGTGGGAAACAGCAAAAGCGTTATTTGCCTTCTTACCAGTTAGTTCACAGCGACGAGACATAGCAAGTATCTCCAGATTGTTATTTTAATACAGCCTTTCCATTCTATGTCTTAGACAACAGAAGTGGAAAAGGGAGTGGGGGAGATGAGGGGGAGGGGGAGCAGGAGGAAGGGGAGCAGGGAGCAGGGAGCAGGGGAAGCAGGGGAAGCAAGGAGATAAACAAAACTCTTAACTCCTAACTCAGTACCCCATTCCCCATTCCCCATTCCCAACTATTTACTAGCTTGTTCCGTCAGCTTGGTGAGTACCTCATTCGATCGCTCGACGAAAGATTTCATTCCCTCAGCGTCAAATCCTTTCTGAGACATCAGCGCTAAATCATAGACGTGTTGGCAAATCAAGTTCACTAACTGATCTGTAGATGATTGACCGTCACCTTGGATAATACTACCTTGGTTCAGATTTGCCAGATTTTGAATTAGCGGATGAGCAGTATTCACCAGCAAAATGTGATCTTCAGGAAACTCTGCTGTTCCCTGCTGCATCATGGCATTCATTTCTCGGAGGCGGCGAAGAATCTCTGGTAAAAGCACGATCGCAGGTGGTGTACCTTGAGGATCATCTGATTTCAATGCTTCAGTACGGATGTTGAGTTTGGGTTTGTTGAGAGATTTCTCAAATAACTCTTTAATCGTCTCACTCCGAGTTTTATTCGTCTTAGGATCGACAATTTCCTTATCTTTATCTTGTTCTAGCAGAGTATTATCTAAATCTGAGTCTACCCGCGTAAACTTGACATCTTGATATTCCCGCTCTAGGAAGTTGATAAAGTGAGTATCGATGAAGGAGTCCATAAATAGGACTTCCAAACCTTGATTTTTGTGTAATTCTATGTATGTAGCTTGAGTTGTTTCATCAGTGCTGTAGAAAACTCGGTTTTCGTTGCGTTCTTTGTTGCGTTCTAAATACTCTTTCAGTGTGGTGTAAGGAGCGGTGGGCGTTGAGTTTTCAGCACTGGGTGAAGGAGTCACATCTTGCCAAGCATCCCCATCTGAAGACTGGACTTCAACTACTGGAGTTTCAGCAGCAACTTTTTCTGTCAGCTTGGCGGTGGTGCGGAAGACGATGATATCTTCGATTTGCTTTTTGAATTTATCGTCGTTGAGAACGCCAAATTTTACAAAGGTGCCGAGGTCTTTCCAAGCACTGATGTATTGTTCACGATTATCGCGGAAAAGTTCTTTGAGGCGATCGCCTACTTTTTTGGCAATGTAGTCACCAATTCGCTTCACGGTGCGATCGCCTTGCAAGGCACTGCGCGATACGTTTAGCGGAATATCAGTACTATCAATCACACCCCGCATCGGCATCAAAAATTGCGGGATTATTTCTTCGCAGTTGTCACTGACAAAAACTTGATTGCAAAATAGCTTGATCTGTCCTTTGGTAACATCTACATCCGGCCTCATTTTGGGGAAATACAGAATCCCGTTGATGATAAAGGGATAGTCAGTATTTAAATGCACCCACAACAAAGGTTCTTCTTGAAAAGGATACAGGTAGCGGTAAAACTCTAAATACTCTTCCTGACTCAGATTACTCGGAGACTCTCGCCACGGTGCTTTCTGCTTATTTAATACCTCACCTTCTAGTTTTATTGGTACTGGCAAGAAATCGCAGTAGGTCTTGACAAGATTCTTAATTCGTGCAGACTCTAAAAATTCCTCTTCTTCTCCTTGCAGGCTGAGAGTAATAGTAGTACCGCGAGTTGTCCGGGGTGATTCTTCTAGGGTAAAAGCTGGAGAACCATCGCAAGTCCAGTGAACCGCCTGCGCTCCTTCTTGATAAGATAGAGTATCAATTTCTACCTTTTGCGCCACCATGAAGGAAGAGTAGAAACCAAGACCGAAGTGGCCAATTATGGGTTGATCTGATTTGCCTTCATATTTATGAATAAATTCTTCAGCGCTAGAGAAGGCAACCTGATTGATATATTTCTTAACTTCATCTGCGGTCATCCCGATACCGTTATCGGAAATAGACAGTGTTTTGTTATCTTTGTCAATGGCAATTTCAATTTCCGGTTCGCCGATATCTCCAGCATAATCTCCGGCGCGGGATACCATTTTCAGCTTTTGGATGGCATCTACAGCGTTGGATACCAGTTCCCGCAAGAAGATTTGGTGATCTGAGTAAAGAGACTTCTTAATGATCGGGAAAATATTATCAGTATGAATACTGATAGTGCCTTGTTCTAGCATAATTGGTAATTTTTCGATGTTAGTATCTGAAATGATGATAGTGGCTTATACAGCCTAGCCCTCTGCTTTCCAGGATAAACCCGGAGAATCCAGAAGGACATGATACCAATTAGGATTTTAAAAGCATAGCTTAGGCGATCGCACCTTTTTTGAGGATTGTTTGCCCCCATTTATGATTCGGATTTCCCTACTTCCTAGTACAGACGCGATTAATCGCGTCTCTGCTTAATCTCCATTATTATGAGCATGATTGCTATATTTTTTACCTATGGTTAATAGTTCTGACTTACTCGCAAAACTCTACAATGCCTTTAACCCCTTTGAACCCTTACCCGCAGGCGATCCAAAATATGTAGATTGTCAGGATGTGCGGGGAGATGCGGATATTGAGCAAGAGTTGGGAAATCGGATGCGATTAGCAGATACAAATACTTGCCAATTGTATTCTGGCCATCGGGGTGCAGGGAAGTCTACAGAATTACTCAGGTTAAAGAAATATTTAGAAAATCGGGAATTTTATGTTGTGTATTTTGCGGCTGATGAAGAAGATATTGATTCTGAAGATGCCCAATATACAGATATTCTCCTCGCCTGTACCCGCCGTTTGCTCAAAGATTTAAAAGGAATTGCTAGTCCTCGTCCCATACTCGACTGGTTGAAAGGTCGTTGGGAAGATTTGAAAGATTTGGCGCAGACTCCCATAGAATTTGAGAGTCTAGGAGTAGAAGCACAGCTTACTCAATTTGCCAAATTGACCGCCAATTTAAGGGCTGTTCCTGAATTACGCCAGAAGATCCGCCAAAAAATTGATCCTTACACCGTCACTTTAATTCAGGTGTTAAATGAGTTTTTGGTGGATGCAAAACAGCACTTACCTAATGGCTACAAGAAACTGGCGGTAATTGTCGATAACTTAGACCGGATGGTGTTAGTCAAAGACGGAGAACGCACCAACTATGAGGAAGTGTTTTTAGATCGTAGCGAACAACTTCAAGCATTAGATTGCCATTTGATTTACACTGTCCCCATTTCAATGGTCTATTCTACCAGGGCAACAGACCTCAGAGATATCTACGGCGACCCCCAAATTTTGCCGATGATTATGGTAAAAACTTTCGAGGGAGACGTTTATCAGCCAGGACTAAAGAAAGTTAAGGAAGTAATTAACAAGCGAGTCCGGCAAATTGCACCCGAACTATCACTAGAAACAGAAATTTTCGACAGTCCCCAAACCTTAGACAGACTTTGTTTAATGAGTGGAGGTCATGTGAGAAATTTGCTATTGTTAACTCAAGATGCCATTGGACGCACTGAAGAGTTACCTGTTTCAGAAAAGGCGGTGCGACGAGCAATTACTCAAGCCAGAGATACTTATCGCCGTGCTGTGGAAAATCATCAATGGTGTCTGTTAGCGGAAGTGTCTTGTTCTAAGCGCATTATTAATGATGACTTGTATCGGAGTTTGATGTATAATCGCTGTCTTTTAGAATACCGCTATTTGGATGATGATGGAGAAATGCAGCGTTGGTATGATATTCATCCATTGATTCAAGGAATTCCAGAATTTAAAGAAGCTGTAGCGAAACTTTCATGAACCCGAATTTAAGTGATTGGGATGATGATTTACCCCCAGAACCAGAAGAAGCTTATCAAGACTTGCTTCGCGCACTGAGGCGTAAATCAGGATTTGGTTTGTTTTTTGTCCAATGCACACCTGTGGAAGCAGACAACTTGATTGTCAAACTTCCAAAAGAGATTCCGCAGAAGAAGATTGCAGTTCTGCGCTTGGTTGAGGCTATTGATAATTTATATCAGCCAGTAGTTGAGTTTGTTAAAGACAAGCAAGTTGATATTTTATTGATTAAAGGTCTGGAATATTCTTTATATAAGTATGAAAAAAGAAGTTTTGGAGAAATTACAGAAGGACAATTTAGCAATTTAACCAGTGTTCCGCATATTTTAAATCACTTAAACCAACAGCGAGAACGCTTTAGAGATGATTTTCCCATTAGCTTTGTTTTTCTTTTGCGTTCATTTTCGGTAAACTATTTTATTCACCGCGCCCCAGATTTTTTTGATTGGCGTTCTGGGGTGTTTGAATTACCGACTACACCAGAAGTGGTAGATGAAGAATCTACTCGTCTACTAGATGAAGCAGACTATGAGGAATATTTGAAACTTAGCCCCGAACAAAAAATTGAGAAACTTCTGGAAATTCAAGACTTGCTGATCGAAAAACATCAGTCAGAGAGTCGTAAAGCAAGTTTACTGTTTGAATTGGGAAGGTTGTTAAGTACTACAAACGAATACGAAGCAGCTCTTACATCCTATGACCAATCTGTGAAAATTAGACCTGATTTATACCAAGCTTGGAACAGCCGAGGTACTGCGCTAAGAAATTTAGGACGTTATGAAGAAGCGGTCGCATCCTACGACCAAGCACTGAAATTTAAACCAGATGACCACCAAGCTTGGTATAACCGGGGGAATGCGCTAAGGAATTTAGGACACTATGAAGCCGCGATCTCATGCTTTGACAAAGTACTGGAAATTAAACCTGATTACCACCAAGCTTGGAACAACCGAGGTACTGCGCTAAGAAATTTAGAACGTTATGAAGAAGCGATCGCATCCTATGACCAAGCACTGAAATTTAAACCAAATGACCACCAAGCTTGGAACAACCGGGGGATTGCACTAGGAAATTTAGTCCGCTATGAAGATGCGATCATATCCTACGATAAAGCAGTGGAAATTAAACCTGATTACCACTATGCTTGGAACTTTCGAGGGAATGCACTAGGAAATTTAGTCCGCTATGAAGATGCAATCATATCCTATGACAAAGCGTTGGAAATTAAACCTGATTACCACTATGCTTGGAACTTTCGAGGGATTATGCTAAATGATTTAGGACGCTATGAAGAAGCAATCGCATCCTATGATCAAGCACTCAAATTTAAACTTGATTATCACGAAGTTTGGAACAATCGGGGCAATGCACTACGCAATTTAGGACGCAATGAAGAAGCCATTGCATCCTATGACCATGCACTGAAATTTAAATCTGATTATCACTTTTCTTGGAACAATCGGGGCAATGCACTACGCAATTTAGGACGTAATGAAGAAGCTATTGTATCCTACGACCAAGCACTGAAATTTAAATCTGATGACCACTTTTCTTGGAACAATCGGGGCAATGCACTACGCAATTTAGGACGTAATGAAGAAGCCATTGCATCCTACGACCAAGCACTGAAATTTAAATCTGATTATCACTTTTCTTGGAATAATCGGGGCAATGTACTACGCAATTTAGGACGCAATGAAGAAGCGATCGCATCCTACGATCAAGCACTGAAATTTAAACCTGATGACCACGAAGTTTGGTACAATAGGGGCGTTTTGCTACGCAATTTAGGACGCAATGAAGAAGCGATCGTATCCTACGACCAAGCACTGGAATTTAAACCTGATTACCACCAAGCTTGGAACAATCGGGGCAATGTACTACGCAATTTAGAACGCAATGAAGAAGCGATCGTATCCTACGACCAAGCACTGAAATTTAAACCTGATTATCACTATGCTTGGTACAACAAGGGTCGCGCACTATTTAATTTGGGTCAATACTATGAAGCAATCACAAATTATGAAACCTGCTTGGAAATTCAAGCGGATTATTACTATGCTTGGGAGCATAGAGGCTATGCTTTATATCACTTAGATTGTTACTCTGAAGCCATCTCTAGTTTTGATAAAGTGCTAGAAATTCAACCCAGTAACTACCAATGCTGGAACAACCGAGGCTATTTATTGCTTAAAAAATACTCTTTTGAAGGAATGAGTCCTGTTTATGAAAAAGCGCTAGAAATTGGCTTTATTTCTCAAGATTTTCTTAACAAAAAAAGTCTTTTACTATCTGACTTTGAACACTGTATAGAAGCTCTTAGCAATTTTCAAAAAGTTCTTGAACTTAAACCAGATTTTGAAATTACCTGGGCAAATCGAGGTTTTGCACTTTATTACTTAGGTCGATATAAAGAGGCTATAGAAAGTTGCAACAAAGCCCTTGAATTTAAATATGATGACTACGTTGCATGGTCTAATAAAGGCTTTGTGCTAATGAAGTTAGAGCGCTATGAAGAAGCTATTGCAAGTTTTGATAAAGTTATAGAGATTAAACTTGATAATCATACTGCTTGGTACAATAAGGCTTGCTGTTATGCTTCACAGAGTAACGTCGAATTAGCAATTAAAAATCTACAGCAGGCTATCAACATAAATCCTGGCGAATATCGTGAAATGGCAAAAACTGAATCAGATTTTTATGGTATTCGGGAGGATGAGCGCTTTCAAGCTTTAATTCAACAAAAGATGTAGCGATAGTTTTAAGCCTCTAAAAATTAACAGAAATGCCCATAATTACTAAATATAAACTTAACCCATTTTCAGGAAATTAAATCAAATGTCAGAAAATGCCCAAGAGCAAAAACAGCCATCTCTCCGAGAAACTGCCCAACTACCTTTAGAAGAACGTCACAAAATACTAGAACCTTTTATCGTCGCCATAGCCGAAGATTTTTTAAATGACCCAGAATTAACAGAATTCTCAGTTTTGGATGGTGAAGACTGGGAAAATGAGAATGAAAACATAATTCATGTGGAAGATATTAAAAACATCCGTAACCATGATGCGTTTTTGAATGGCTATACATTAGAAGATGAAGAGCTTTATGATGACTATATAAATCAGAAACAAAGTACTTAAAATAAGTATGAAATTTGTATATTAAGCCTCAGTTTTAAGCAGCTTAAATTAATAGTGATCGCGTAATCGTAAATCATTTGTCGAAAATTAGATCCCCGACTTCTTTGAGAAGTCGGGGATCTGGACACCTAGAGATCGCTTTCTAATCGCCTTTTCTGACTAGGTAGCAATCTGTGGTACTGACACCTTCACTGGCACTTTTTTGCTAAAAGACAGACCATTTTCATTTTTGTCAATGATAATCGTGTCTCCAGAGATAAAAGTATTCTCCAATAACTTAGTGGCGAGGGGGTTTTCTACTTCTCGCTGAATTGCCCGTTTGAGTGGACGCGCACCATAAACTGGATCATAGCCTGATTCGACAAGGTGATCGCAAGCTGCTTGGGATATCTCAAAGAAGATTTTTTGCTCGCGCAGGAGATTTTCTACCCGCTTGAGTTGAATACGGATGATTTGCCGCATTTCCGTGCGATTTAGGGTATGGAAGAGAATAATATCATCGACGCGGTTGAGAAATTCTGGGCGGAAATGCGATCGCAAACCTTCCATTACCCGTTTCCGCATCGTTTCATACTGAGAATCATCACCAGACACATCTAAAATATGTTCGCTACCTATGTTACTGGTCATGACAATAACGCTGTTACGAAAATCTACTGTTCTCCCTTGAGAGTCAGTAATTCTCCCATCATCTAAAACCTGCAACAAAATATTGAACACATCGGGGTGCGCCTTTTCCACTTCATCCAAAAGTACCACTGAGTAAGGACGGCGGCGAACTGCCTCGGAAAGCTGACCGCCTTCTTCATAGCCTACGTATCCTGGAGGCGCTCCCACTAACCGAGAAACTGAGTGTTTTTCCATATACTCAGACATATCCAAGCGCACCAAGGCATCATCAGAATCAAAGAGAAACTGAGCTAAAGCACGGGCGAGTTCGGTTTTGCCCACACCTGTGGGGCCCATGAACAAAAATGAACCAATGGGACGCGAGGGATCTTTCATCCCCGCACGGGCGCGGCGAATCGCTGCTGCTACCGCTTCTACAGCCTCTTCTTGCCCAATCACTCGTTGATGCAAATGACTTTCTAGTTGCAGCAATTTTTGCCGTTCCGATTCCAACAAGCGATTAACAGGAATTCCTGTCCACTTGGCGACGATTTCCGCAATATCAGCTTCGGTAACTTGTTCTCGCAGCAACGTCGAACCTTGGTTTTGAATTTCTAAAAGGCTGGCTTCTTTGGCTTCGCGTTCGTGCTGTACTCCCTCCAATTTGCCATATTTCAATTGGGCAGCTTTATTTAAGTCATAAGCACGTTCCGCCTGTTCAATTTGCACTCGCAGCGCATCTTCTTCTTTTTTTAGGGCGCTTATCGCCTCCAATATCTGCTTTTCACCTTGCCATTGCTCATTAAATATTTGCTGTTTTTCAGTCAAATTGGCGATTTCTTGCTCAATTCGCTGTAAACGCTCTTTAGTTTGGGCAGTACCCTTTTCTTCGCCAGCTAATGACAGCTTTTCCATTTCTAACTGCATGAGGCGGCGATCGATGGTTTCCAATTCTGCTGGTTTGGAGGTAATCTCCATTTTTAACTGTGCGGCTGCTTCATCTACCAAATCAATGGCTTTATCTGGTAAGAAGCGATCGCTAATATAACGTGCTGATAGTGTTGCTGCTGCTACTAAAGCCGAATCAGAAATTTTGACGTTGTGATGGACTTCATAGCGTTCTTTCAACCCCCGCAGAATGGAAATAGTATTTTCCACACTTGGCTGATCGACAAATACTTGCTGAAAGCGGCGTTCTAAAGCAGCATCTTTCTCAATGTGTTTGCGGAACTCGTCGAGGGTAGTTGCGCCAATACAACGCAGTTCTCCCCGCGCCAGCATTGGT
This window contains:
- the rpmB gene encoding 50S ribosomal protein L28, with the protein product MSRRCELTGKKANNAFAVSHSHRRTKRLQHANLQSKRVWWAGGNRWVKLKLSTKAIKTLEVKGLEAMAKEAGINLNHY
- the htpG gene encoding molecular chaperone HtpG, with amino-acid sequence MLEQGTISIHTDNIFPIIKKSLYSDHQIFLRELVSNAVDAIQKLKMVSRAGDYAGDIGEPEIEIAIDKDNKTLSISDNGIGMTADEVKKYINQVAFSSAEEFIHKYEGKSDQPIIGHFGLGFYSSFMVAQKVEIDTLSYQEGAQAVHWTCDGSPAFTLEESPRTTRGTTITLSLQGEEEEFLESARIKNLVKTYCDFLPVPIKLEGEVLNKQKAPWRESPSNLSQEEYLEFYRYLYPFQEEPLLWVHLNTDYPFIINGILYFPKMRPDVDVTKGQIKLFCNQVFVSDNCEEIIPQFLMPMRGVIDSTDIPLNVSRSALQGDRTVKRIGDYIAKKVGDRLKELFRDNREQYISAWKDLGTFVKFGVLNDDKFKKQIEDIIVFRTTAKLTEKVAAETPVVEVQSSDGDAWQDVTPSPSAENSTPTAPYTTLKEYLERNKERNENRVFYSTDETTQATYIELHKNQGLEVLFMDSFIDTHFINFLEREYQDVKFTRVDSDLDNTLLEQDKDKEIVDPKTNKTRSETIKELFEKSLNKPKLNIRTEALKSDDPQGTPPAIVLLPEILRRLREMNAMMQQGTAEFPEDHILLVNTAHPLIQNLANLNQGSIIQGDGQSSTDQLVNLICQHVYDLALMSQKGFDAEGMKSFVERSNEVLTKLTEQASK
- a CDS encoding AAA family ATPase translates to MVNSSDLLAKLYNAFNPFEPLPAGDPKYVDCQDVRGDADIEQELGNRMRLADTNTCQLYSGHRGAGKSTELLRLKKYLENREFYVVYFAADEEDIDSEDAQYTDILLACTRRLLKDLKGIASPRPILDWLKGRWEDLKDLAQTPIEFESLGVEAQLTQFAKLTANLRAVPELRQKIRQKIDPYTVTLIQVLNEFLVDAKQHLPNGYKKLAVIVDNLDRMVLVKDGERTNYEEVFLDRSEQLQALDCHLIYTVPISMVYSTRATDLRDIYGDPQILPMIMVKTFEGDVYQPGLKKVKEVINKRVRQIAPELSLETEIFDSPQTLDRLCLMSGGHVRNLLLLTQDAIGRTEELPVSEKAVRRAITQARDTYRRAVENHQWCLLAEVSCSKRIINDDLYRSLMYNRCLLEYRYLDDDGEMQRWYDIHPLIQGIPEFKEAVAKLS
- a CDS encoding tetratricopeptide repeat protein, with product MNPNLSDWDDDLPPEPEEAYQDLLRALRRKSGFGLFFVQCTPVEADNLIVKLPKEIPQKKIAVLRLVEAIDNLYQPVVEFVKDKQVDILLIKGLEYSLYKYEKRSFGEITEGQFSNLTSVPHILNHLNQQRERFRDDFPISFVFLLRSFSVNYFIHRAPDFFDWRSGVFELPTTPEVVDEESTRLLDEADYEEYLKLSPEQKIEKLLEIQDLLIEKHQSESRKASLLFELGRLLSTTNEYEAALTSYDQSVKIRPDLYQAWNSRGTALRNLGRYEEAVASYDQALKFKPDDHQAWYNRGNALRNLGHYEAAISCFDKVLEIKPDYHQAWNNRGTALRNLERYEEAIASYDQALKFKPNDHQAWNNRGIALGNLVRYEDAIISYDKAVEIKPDYHYAWNFRGNALGNLVRYEDAIISYDKALEIKPDYHYAWNFRGIMLNDLGRYEEAIASYDQALKFKLDYHEVWNNRGNALRNLGRNEEAIASYDHALKFKSDYHFSWNNRGNALRNLGRNEEAIVSYDQALKFKSDDHFSWNNRGNALRNLGRNEEAIASYDQALKFKSDYHFSWNNRGNVLRNLGRNEEAIASYDQALKFKPDDHEVWYNRGVLLRNLGRNEEAIVSYDQALEFKPDYHQAWNNRGNVLRNLERNEEAIVSYDQALKFKPDYHYAWYNKGRALFNLGQYYEAITNYETCLEIQADYYYAWEHRGYALYHLDCYSEAISSFDKVLEIQPSNYQCWNNRGYLLLKKYSFEGMSPVYEKALEIGFISQDFLNKKSLLLSDFEHCIEALSNFQKVLELKPDFEITWANRGFALYYLGRYKEAIESCNKALEFKYDDYVAWSNKGFVLMKLERYEEAIASFDKVIEIKLDNHTAWYNKACCYASQSNVELAIKNLQQAININPGEYREMAKTESDFYGIREDERFQALIQQKM
- the clpB gene encoding ATP-dependent chaperone ClpB, coding for MQPTDPNKFTDKAWEGIVKSQDIVRAYQQQQLDVEHLIIALLEEPTSLAIRILARSEVDPIRFQQQLEAFIQRQPKVGKSDQLYLSRSLDVLLDKAEEARVRMKDSYISVEHILLAFAEDDRIGRKILKSFSADAAKLEATIKLVRGSQKVTDQSPESRYEALQKFGRDLTEQAKAGKLDPVIGRDDEIRRVIQVLSRRSKNNPVLIGEPGVGKTAIAEALAQRMVNGDVPESLKNRQLISLDIGSLIAGAKLRGEFEERLKAVLKEVMDSNGQIVLFIDELHTVVGTGSSQQGAMDAGNLLKPMLARGELRCIGATTLDEFRKHIEKDAALERRFQQVFVDQPSVENTISILRGLKERYEVHHNVKISDSALVAAATLSARYISDRFLPDKAIDLVDEAAAQLKMEITSKPAELETIDRRLMQLEMEKLSLAGEEKGTAQTKERLQRIEQEIANLTEKQQIFNEQWQGEKQILEAISALKKEEDALRVQIEQAERAYDLNKAAQLKYGKLEGVQHEREAKEASLLEIQNQGSTLLREQVTEADIAEIVAKWTGIPVNRLLESERQKLLQLESHLHQRVIGQEEAVEAVAAAIRRARAGMKDPSRPIGSFLFMGPTGVGKTELARALAQFLFDSDDALVRLDMSEYMEKHSVSRLVGAPPGYVGYEEGGQLSEAVRRRPYSVVLLDEVEKAHPDVFNILLQVLDDGRITDSQGRTVDFRNSVIVMTSNIGSEHILDVSGDDSQYETMRKRVMEGLRSHFRPEFLNRVDDIILFHTLNRTEMRQIIRIQLKRVENLLREQKIFFEISQAACDHLVESGYDPVYGARPLKRAIQREVENPLATKLLENTFISGDTIIIDKNENGLSFSKKVPVKVSVPQIAT